From the Natrarchaeobaculum aegyptiacum genome, one window contains:
- the rbcL gene encoding type III ribulose-bisphosphate carboxylase: MTGIEYDDFLDLAYEPAASDLVCDFRLEPAEGMSMEAAASRVASESSNGTWAALHVDEDELTHLGAVACDIDGDRVTVAYPEELFEPGSMPQILSCIAGNIMGMKAVDTIRLLDCHWPEGLAQSFPGPQFGTSVAHEKLDAGDRPVLATVPKPKVGLSTEAHVRVGEEAWRGGIDLLKDDENLTDQEFNPFEDRLAESLAARDRVQEDVGERKDYLVNVTGETTEMLERVDLVADHGGGFVMVDVITCGWSAVQSVRQRCDDHGLAIHAHRAMHAAFDRLPHHGVSMRVLAQIARLTGVDHIHTGTAGLGKLANEDTPGINEWLTGDLYGLEPVLPVASGGLHPGVVDQLLEALGTDIIVQAGGGIHGHPDGTHAGAKALRQAIDASVEGVALEEYAAEHAELETALEKWGAETPR, translated from the coding sequence ATGACTGGAATCGAGTACGACGACTTTCTGGACCTCGCGTACGAACCGGCGGCGTCGGACCTCGTCTGTGACTTTCGGCTCGAACCGGCCGAGGGGATGTCGATGGAGGCGGCGGCGAGTCGGGTCGCCTCGGAGTCTTCGAACGGCACGTGGGCAGCCCTTCACGTCGACGAGGACGAGTTAACGCATCTCGGCGCGGTTGCTTGCGACATAGATGGCGACCGGGTCACCGTCGCCTACCCCGAAGAACTGTTCGAGCCCGGAAGCATGCCCCAGATCCTCTCGTGTATCGCCGGGAACATCATGGGGATGAAAGCCGTCGACACGATCCGACTGCTCGACTGCCACTGGCCCGAGGGGCTCGCCCAGAGCTTTCCGGGTCCCCAGTTCGGGACCAGTGTCGCCCACGAAAAGCTCGACGCCGGCGACCGGCCGGTGCTGGCGACGGTTCCCAAGCCCAAGGTCGGACTCTCGACCGAGGCCCACGTCCGCGTCGGCGAGGAGGCCTGGCGCGGCGGCATCGACCTCCTCAAAGACGACGAGAACCTCACCGACCAGGAGTTCAACCCCTTCGAGGACCGCCTCGCCGAGAGTCTGGCCGCCCGCGACCGCGTCCAGGAAGACGTCGGCGAACGCAAGGACTACCTCGTGAACGTCACCGGTGAGACCACCGAGATGCTCGAGCGCGTCGACCTCGTGGCCGACCACGGCGGCGGGTTCGTCATGGTCGACGTCATCACCTGCGGCTGGTCGGCCGTCCAGAGCGTCCGCCAGCGCTGTGACGACCACGGGCTGGCGATCCACGCCCACCGTGCCATGCACGCCGCCTTCGACCGCCTTCCCCACCACGGCGTCTCGATGCGCGTGCTCGCACAGATCGCCCGCCTCACCGGCGTCGACCACATCCACACTGGCACCGCGGGACTGGGCAAACTCGCGAACGAGGACACACCGGGGATCAACGAGTGGCTCACCGGCGATCTGTACGGCCTCGAGCCGGTGCTCCCCGTCGCCTCCGGCGGACTCCACCCCGGCGTCGTCGACCAGTTACTCGAGGCGCTCGGGACCGACATCATCGTCCAGGCCGGCGGCGGCATCCACGGCCACCCGGACGGGACTCACGCCGGTGCGAAAGCACTTCGGCAGGCCATCGACGCCTCGGTTGAGGGAGTCGCCCTCGAGGAGTACGCAGCAGAACACGCGGAGCTGGAGACGGCCCTCGAGAAGTGGGGCGCGGAGACGCCACGGTAA
- the bioB gene encoding biotin synthase BioB, with the protein MVYETGNETVDDALERVLAGERLDRTDGIALIAQPVEPLAEAGAVVRDHFGDGTVDACSIVNAKAGNCAEDCGFCAQSVHFDTGIDTYGFLGPEKVLEAARRAEADGAQRFGIVVAEKGVSKERRPEEWQEVLEAIRLVREQCDLEIDASLGILTEEEAAILAEEGIRHYNHNIETSPRYFPEVVGTHSFEDRVETLEVARDAGMDLCAGVILGMGETPTDRVDAAIALQEIGVSSLPVNVLNPIEGTPLAERATPLSTDEIVKTVAVYRLLHPEARVRLTGGREVNLEPDEQHLPLEAGADGLLTGDYLTTEGQSPGEDIAIVERAGLEPNRAVNDFDPDAVKARHGVDAASPDGTTGTDDSTETAASTAVESSDD; encoded by the coding sequence GTGGTTTACGAGACTGGAAACGAGACGGTCGACGACGCACTCGAGCGGGTGCTCGCCGGCGAGCGACTCGATCGGACCGACGGGATCGCGCTGATCGCCCAGCCGGTCGAGCCGCTCGCGGAGGCCGGTGCCGTCGTGCGCGATCACTTCGGCGACGGCACGGTCGACGCCTGCTCGATCGTCAACGCGAAGGCGGGCAACTGTGCGGAAGACTGTGGCTTCTGTGCGCAGTCGGTCCACTTCGACACCGGCATCGACACCTACGGCTTCCTCGGTCCGGAGAAGGTCCTCGAGGCAGCCAGACGAGCCGAGGCCGACGGTGCCCAGCGCTTCGGCATCGTCGTCGCCGAGAAGGGCGTCTCGAAGGAACGTCGGCCAGAAGAGTGGCAGGAGGTCCTCGAGGCGATTCGACTCGTCCGCGAGCAATGTGACCTCGAAATCGACGCCTCGCTGGGAATCCTCACGGAGGAAGAGGCCGCGATCCTCGCCGAAGAGGGCATCCGCCACTACAATCACAACATCGAGACCTCGCCGCGGTACTTCCCCGAGGTCGTCGGTACCCACAGCTTCGAGGATCGGGTCGAGACACTCGAGGTGGCCAGAGACGCCGGGATGGACCTCTGTGCGGGGGTCATCCTCGGCATGGGCGAGACGCCGACCGATCGCGTCGACGCAGCGATCGCGCTGCAGGAGATCGGGGTTTCCTCGCTCCCGGTGAACGTACTCAATCCCATCGAGGGGACGCCACTGGCCGAGCGAGCGACACCGCTCTCGACCGACGAGATCGTGAAGACGGTGGCGGTCTACCGGCTGCTCCACCCCGAAGCGCGGGTGCGGCTCACCGGCGGCCGCGAGGTCAATCTCGAGCCAGACGAACAGCACCTGCCGCTCGAGGCTGGTGCCGACGGGTTGCTCACCGGCGACTACCTCACCACCGAGGGACAGTCACCCGGCGAGGACATCGCGATCGTCGAGCGCGCGGGCCTCGAGCCCAACCGCGCGGTCAACGACTTCGATCCCGACGCGGTCAAGGCCCGCCACGGCGTCGACGCGGCGTCGCCCGACGGCACGACGGGAACTGACGATTCGACCGAGACGGCGGCGAGTACGGCTGTCGAATCGAGCGACGACTGA
- a CDS encoding DUF4157 domain-containing protein codes for MTKGTGIDPQNVPERVLDVWGTPRKSLNKPVQQALEDRVDADLSDVRIHTGGTAAKAAEAIDARAFTCGNDIVFNAGEYDPESPEGQHLLAHATQQNGGAPISMMPQEGADLEIDPDPQLEHEADQAAEQALNGGEPLVVNRTGTGVHIQRSVKGALSSVSEQSLASAVPSRRVTMASSFKNSRTVIWWRRSARWSKTSRRSSTRSGAPVTHRALGQGNWQGCDRCDLRAGRCGCWHADRSRIGYRISIRHLFLDSGFYQVHVVPELEQLGVDYIIRARLSNGMKARLSAGAETVIDDYLMQRKRESTASAAVTVFPVPHRSTEDEHVWFVTNLNLEPGVRESVRVGVPPPLGNRDLLPPGR; via the coding sequence ATGACCAAGGGCACCGGGATCGATCCACAAAACGTTCCGGAGCGGGTCTTGGACGTGTGGGGTACTCCCAGAAAGTCGCTCAATAAACCCGTTCAGCAGGCACTGGAAGACCGCGTGGACGCGGATCTCTCGGACGTGAGAATTCACACGGGCGGCACTGCAGCGAAAGCCGCCGAAGCGATCGATGCTCGAGCCTTTACCTGCGGCAACGACATCGTCTTCAACGCAGGCGAGTACGACCCAGAGAGTCCGGAGGGGCAGCACCTTCTGGCGCACGCCACACAGCAAAACGGCGGTGCGCCGATTTCGATGATGCCTCAAGAGGGGGCGGATCTCGAGATCGATCCTGATCCGCAGTTAGAGCACGAAGCCGACCAGGCGGCGGAACAAGCGCTGAATGGTGGCGAACCGTTGGTGGTCAACCGGACGGGGACGGGCGTCCACATTCAGCGCTCGGTCAAAGGTGCACTATCATCGGTTTCCGAACAATCCCTGGCATCGGCAGTTCCGAGCAGAAGAGTGACGATGGCCTCGAGTTTCAAGAACTCGAGGACGGTGATCTGGTGGAGACGGTCGGCACGCTGGTCGAAAACCAGCAGGAGATCATCAACCAGATCAGGAGCGCCGGTCACTCACCGAGCACTTGGGCAAGGCAACTGGCAAGGGTGCGATCGGTGCGACCTGCGGGCCGGTCGGTGCGGCTGCTGGCACGCTGATCGCTCCCGGATTGGGTACCGCATCTCGATCAGACACCTCTTCCTCGATAGCGGGTTCTATCAGGTTCACGTCGTTCCGGAACTCGAGCAACTTGGCGTCGATTACATCATCCGTGCACGCCTGAGCAACGGGATGAAAGCCCGTCTCAGCGCCGGTGCTGAGACGGTTATCGACGACTATCTCATGCAGCGGAAGCGTGAGTCAACCGCCTCAGCTGCCGTGACCGTGTTTCCGGTCCCACATCGATCGACCGAGGACGAGCATGTCTGGTTTGTCACGAATCTCAACCTCGAGCCTGGGGTCCGCGAGAGCGTACGCGTCGGCGTTCCGCCACCGCTGGGGAATCGAGATCTCCTACCGCCAGGTCGGTGA
- a CDS encoding universal stress protein, with protein MDHVLVPLDDFEPARAALEHTCQSYQDAEITVVHVADPTDTHLYTELTGGLRSTTESDYREATEELFREARTIATGYDRTIETDQRVGKPGKEIVRAAENLEVDHIVVGSHGRSMTSRVLLGSVAEYVVRRAPVSVTVIR; from the coding sequence ATGGACCACGTTCTCGTTCCGCTGGACGACTTCGAACCCGCTCGAGCGGCCCTCGAACACACCTGTCAGTCCTATCAGGATGCGGAAATTACCGTTGTACACGTGGCCGATCCGACCGACACCCACCTGTACACCGAACTCACCGGTGGACTGCGGTCGACTACGGAATCTGATTATCGTGAGGCGACCGAAGAGCTGTTTCGAGAGGCCCGAACGATCGCAACCGGGTACGACCGAACGATCGAGACCGACCAGCGAGTCGGCAAACCCGGCAAAGAGATCGTTCGTGCGGCCGAGAATCTCGAAGTCGACCACATCGTCGTGGGAAGTCACGGTCGCTCGATGACGAGTCGCGTTCTACTCGGAAGCGTCGCAGAGTACGTCGTTCGCCGCGCGCCAGTTTCGGTGACCGTCATCCGCTGA
- a CDS encoding tyrosine-type recombinase/integrase: MTETDFEDWPDPLQRHLKRVKARNSEHTLKNRVVTLEQWRDYCEEYGYDVLEADTDLIDGWLDDMRIEGYADKSVLNKAYDLSAVYGYLDDRDVIDTNPFDGIDLSWLANEPKLDAHSEIRYLDIEEYETLIDACRDLRDELVLRLLWETGIRVSEASEIRIDDIDRDERQIEIRTSKQQRGSNESRTVYYRYELAHVLREWLDGGGRNKYLHADSSDRLLLTKQSPKMPTQRLGEIVHEVTDRTDLQEVVYTDVNGNPRNRITPHTFRHSYAVHRTKNGMPIIYLQDLLGHSEIDVTRQYLKFRSDDIREAEKKYAPR; this comes from the coding sequence ATGACGGAAACCGACTTCGAGGACTGGCCTGATCCGCTACAGCGCCACCTCAAGCGAGTCAAAGCACGGAACTCCGAACACACCCTCAAGAACCGAGTGGTGACCCTCGAGCAGTGGCGTGACTACTGCGAGGAATACGGCTACGACGTCTTGGAGGCGGATACCGACCTGATCGACGGCTGGTTAGACGATATGAGGATCGAGGGCTACGCAGACAAATCAGTGCTGAACAAAGCCTACGACCTGTCTGCCGTCTACGGCTACCTCGATGATCGGGACGTCATCGACACGAATCCGTTCGATGGTATCGATCTGTCGTGGCTAGCGAACGAACCGAAACTCGATGCCCACTCCGAAATCCGGTACCTCGATATCGAGGAGTACGAAACACTGATCGATGCCTGCCGTGATCTCCGGGATGAACTCGTCCTGCGACTGCTGTGGGAGACCGGTATTCGTGTCTCGGAGGCGAGCGAAATACGGATCGACGACATCGACCGAGACGAACGACAGATCGAAATCCGAACGTCTAAACAACAACGAGGTTCGAACGAGAGCCGGACGGTCTACTACCGATACGAGTTAGCCCACGTCCTTAGAGAATGGTTAGACGGTGGTGGACGCAACAAATACCTCCACGCGGATTCATCCGATCGGCTGTTGCTCACCAAGCAATCCCCGAAGATGCCAACGCAACGGTTGGGCGAGATCGTCCACGAGGTCACCGACCGAACAGACCTCCAGGAAGTCGTCTATACGGACGTGAACGGGAACCCTCGGAACCGAATCACCCCACACACGTTCCGGCATTCGTATGCGGTCCACCGCACGAAAAACGGGATGCCGATCATCTACCTGCAGGACCTACTCGGTCACTCCGAGATCGACGTGACCCGGCAGTATCTCAAGTTCCGATCGGACGACATCCGTGAGGCTGAGAAGAAATACGCACCCCGGTAG
- a CDS encoding transcriptional regulator yields MDDITFAVLGTGGIGRRALEVSQHKDALTPVAACDRHGVAIDSAGLDVDELLEATEGNIDSGPQGEDVATDGGAVAEGDGATASGGVKQHGEGEGVVASAQAHPSEDPIQEIIDHGEAIDAVLLALPNYEHDFIPRTADRFVEGGYSGVLIDVLKRSRVIGMLDERSETLEQAGITFVCGAGATPGLLTGAAALAAQSFVEITDVDIWWGVGLESGYEDNRGTVREDIAHLPEYDLETARSLSEDDIEAIVDDHDGVLEFEDMEHADDVLLERAGVCDAADVTVGGVLDVRNDEKPTTTTVRVTGRTFDGETATNTFQLGDATSMAANVNGPALGYLKAGVRRNRAGEYGVVGPAELMPGF; encoded by the coding sequence ATGGACGACATCACTTTCGCAGTACTGGGAACCGGTGGAATCGGCCGACGAGCACTCGAGGTCAGTCAACACAAGGACGCCCTCACCCCCGTGGCGGCGTGTGATCGCCACGGCGTCGCCATCGATTCAGCGGGCCTCGACGTCGACGAACTGCTCGAGGCGACGGAAGGGAACATCGACAGCGGGCCACAGGGCGAGGACGTCGCCACCGACGGCGGCGCTGTCGCCGAGGGTGACGGAGCCACGGCCTCCGGCGGCGTCAAACAGCACGGTGAGGGCGAGGGCGTGGTCGCCTCCGCGCAGGCCCATCCAAGCGAGGACCCGATCCAGGAGATCATCGACCACGGCGAGGCCATCGACGCCGTCTTGCTCGCGTTGCCGAACTACGAACACGACTTCATCCCGCGGACCGCAGACCGGTTCGTCGAGGGCGGCTACTCCGGCGTTCTGATCGACGTTCTCAAGCGTTCGCGCGTTATCGGCATGCTCGACGAGCGTAGCGAGACCCTCGAACAGGCCGGTATCACGTTCGTCTGCGGAGCTGGCGCGACACCCGGCCTCCTCACGGGTGCGGCAGCGCTGGCCGCCCAGTCGTTCGTCGAGATCACCGACGTCGACATCTGGTGGGGCGTCGGCCTCGAGTCCGGCTACGAGGACAACCGCGGCACCGTCCGCGAGGACATCGCCCACCTTCCAGAGTACGACCTCGAGACGGCCCGCAGCCTCTCCGAGGACGACATCGAGGCTATCGTCGACGACCACGACGGCGTCCTCGAGTTCGAGGACATGGAACACGCCGACGACGTGCTCCTCGAGCGCGCGGGTGTCTGTGACGCCGCGGACGTCACTGTCGGCGGCGTTCTAGACGTCCGAAACGACGAGAAGCCGACGACGACCACGGTCCGCGTGACCGGTCGCACCTTCGACGGCGAGACGGCGACTAACACCTTCCAGCTCGGCGACGCGACGAGTATGGCAGCGAACGTCAACGGCCCGGCGCTGGGCTACCTGAAAGCCGGCGTCCGTCGGAACCGCGCTGGCGAGTACGGCGTCGTCGGTCCAGCCGAACTGATGCCCGGATTCTGA
- a CDS encoding replication factor C large subunit yields MSDWTETYRPTTLSEVRGNNKARDALEEWARTWDDHRKAVIVHGSPGVGKTSAAHALANDMGWPVMELNASDDRQKDVIERVAGEASKSGTLTGGEAGRRLVILDEADNFHGNADYGGSRAVTSVVKEANQPVVLVANEFYDMSNSLRNACETIEFRDVSARSIVPVLRDICRKEGIEYEDAALERIAENTSGDLRSAVNDLQAVAEEADRLTEDDVVTSERDRTQGIFDFLDTVIKEEDAEGALRASYDVDENPDEMLNWIEDNVPKDYAGAELADAYGFLANADRWLGRVRSSQNYSYWRYATDNMTAGVAASRQEPKGGWTRYGPPSYWSKLGRTRGTRNTRDAIAERIAEREGTSVATARREILPYLSAMTHHCRNRDLTVRMTATYDLDAGEVSFVTGSGKDTNKVQSIVDEAEDLLEEQTVEHSGSAFFGSADDAEDQRDADDDEAGTASATDDQVTLEAAGDSSDSDGQEQDTSDDADEPIPEDRAADAEDDENQSGLGDFM; encoded by the coding sequence ATGAGCGACTGGACCGAGACGTACCGCCCGACGACGCTGTCGGAGGTACGCGGGAACAACAAGGCCCGGGACGCACTCGAGGAGTGGGCGCGGACGTGGGACGACCACCGGAAGGCGGTGATCGTCCACGGCAGTCCAGGCGTCGGGAAGACTTCCGCGGCCCACGCGCTGGCGAACGACATGGGCTGGCCCGTGATGGAACTCAACGCCAGTGACGACCGCCAGAAGGACGTCATCGAACGCGTCGCCGGCGAGGCGTCCAAGAGCGGCACGCTGACGGGCGGCGAGGCTGGCCGCCGACTCGTCATCTTAGACGAGGCGGACAACTTCCACGGCAACGCCGACTACGGTGGCTCTCGGGCCGTCACGAGCGTCGTCAAAGAGGCCAACCAGCCGGTCGTCCTCGTCGCAAACGAGTTCTACGATATGAGTAATTCGCTTCGCAACGCCTGCGAGACGATCGAGTTCCGGGACGTCTCTGCCCGCTCGATCGTCCCCGTCCTCCGGGACATCTGCCGCAAGGAAGGCATCGAGTACGAGGACGCCGCCCTCGAGCGGATCGCCGAGAACACGAGCGGTGACCTGCGCTCTGCGGTCAACGACCTGCAGGCGGTCGCCGAGGAGGCAGACCGGCTGACCGAAGACGACGTCGTGACGAGCGAGCGCGACCGCACACAGGGGATCTTCGACTTTCTCGATACGGTGATCAAAGAGGAGGACGCCGAGGGGGCGCTGCGAGCGTCCTACGACGTCGACGAGAACCCCGACGAGATGTTGAACTGGATCGAAGACAACGTCCCCAAGGACTACGCGGGTGCGGAACTGGCCGACGCCTACGGCTTCCTCGCGAACGCCGACCGCTGGCTCGGGCGTGTGCGCTCTTCGCAGAACTACTCCTACTGGCGCTACGCGACCGACAACATGACCGCTGGCGTCGCCGCCTCCCGGCAGGAACCCAAGGGCGGGTGGACCCGTTACGGCCCGCCGAGTTACTGGTCGAAACTCGGCCGAACCAGGGGAACCCGCAACACCCGCGACGCCATCGCCGAACGGATCGCAGAGCGCGAGGGAACGAGCGTCGCGACCGCCCGCCGGGAGATCCTTCCGTACCTCTCGGCGATGACCCACCACTGCCGGAACCGCGACCTGACCGTCAGGATGACCGCGACCTACGACCTCGACGCCGGCGAAGTGTCGTTCGTCACCGGCAGCGGCAAAGACACCAACAAGGTCCAGTCGATCGTCGACGAGGCCGAGGACCTGCTCGAGGAACAGACCGTCGAACACTCGGGCTCGGCCTTCTTCGGCAGTGCCGACGACGCGGAGGACCAACGCGATGCGGACGACGACGAAGCAGGTACAGCGTCGGCGACCGACGATCAGGTAACGCTCGAGGCTGCGGGCGACTCGTCCGATTCAGACGGGCAAGAGCAAGACACGTCGGACGACGCCGACGAACCGATTCCCGAAGACCGCGCTGCAGACGCCGAAGACGACGAGAACCAGTCCGGGCTGGGCGACTTCATGTGA
- a CDS encoding aminotransferase class I/II-fold pyridoxal phosphate-dependent enzyme, whose amino-acid sequence MEDRGFDLEDRLEALESAELKRRLSPVDRVAERGYFAPPSGSELPVLDGEEALVFASNNYLGLTDDERVENAARQAASTVGTGAGASRLVTGDTMVHRDLERQLAETKGCDRALAFSSGYAANVGTITALEPDVVFSDEYNHASIVDGCRLAGCETVVYGHCDAASLGAALAERAERASGTDNENESWLIVTDTVFSMDGTVAPLEAICDLAEEYGAWVMVDEAHATGLYVRGGGIVQAEGLEDRVQVQLGTLSKALASQGGYVAGSDALIECLVNDARSFVFSTGLAPTAAAAASEALHLSRHTDVRDRLWENVAHLRDGLETMGFEVLGDSQILPVFVGDRRDALALADGLRERGVVAPAIRTPTVPEGTSRIRVTPMATHDQSDVVACLEAFQAAGQEVGLL is encoded by the coding sequence ATGGAAGACCGCGGGTTCGACCTCGAGGACCGTCTCGAGGCCCTCGAGTCGGCCGAACTGAAACGACGGCTCTCCCCCGTCGACCGTGTCGCAGAGCGCGGCTACTTCGCCCCGCCCTCCGGAAGCGAGTTGCCAGTCCTCGACGGCGAGGAGGCGCTGGTGTTCGCCTCGAACAACTACCTCGGACTCACCGACGACGAGCGGGTCGAGAACGCCGCCCGGCAGGCTGCCTCGACCGTCGGAACCGGCGCTGGCGCGAGCCGTCTCGTGACCGGCGATACGATGGTCCACCGCGACCTCGAGCGCCAGCTCGCAGAGACCAAGGGATGTGATCGGGCGCTCGCCTTCTCCTCCGGATACGCCGCGAACGTCGGCACGATCACGGCACTCGAGCCCGACGTGGTCTTCTCAGACGAGTACAATCACGCGAGCATCGTCGACGGCTGTCGGCTCGCTGGCTGTGAGACGGTCGTCTACGGCCACTGCGACGCGGCGAGTCTCGGGGCGGCGCTTGCAGAGCGGGCAGAACGCGCTTCCGGGACAGACAACGAGAACGAATCGTGGCTGATCGTCACCGACACGGTCTTCAGCATGGACGGCACCGTCGCACCACTGGAAGCCATCTGCGACCTTGCCGAGGAGTACGGCGCGTGGGTGATGGTCGACGAGGCCCACGCGACGGGGCTGTACGTCAGGGGCGGTGGCATCGTTCAGGCCGAGGGACTCGAGGACCGCGTGCAGGTTCAACTGGGGACTCTGTCGAAGGCGCTCGCCAGTCAGGGCGGGTACGTCGCCGGGAGTGACGCGCTGATCGAGTGTCTGGTGAACGACGCACGGTCGTTCGTCTTCTCGACCGGGCTGGCACCCACCGCGGCCGCGGCCGCGAGCGAAGCGCTGCACCTCTCTCGGCACACCGACGTCCGAGACCGCCTCTGGGAGAACGTCGCCCACCTCCGTGACGGCCTCGAGACGATGGGATTCGAGGTGCTCGGCGACTCCCAGATCTTGCCGGTTTTCGTCGGAGACCGGCGGGACGCGCTCGCACTCGCCGATGGGCTCCGCGAACGCGGGGTCGTCGCCCCGGCGATCCGTACGCCGACGGTTCCCGAAGGGACGAGCCGGATCCGGGTGACGCCGATGGCCACCCACGATCAGTCCGACGTGGTGGCCTGTCTCGAGGCGTTCCAGGCCGCCGGGCAAGAGGTGGGACTACTGTGA
- the bioD gene encoding dethiobiotin synthase: protein MTAIDDASDGAASRAPIAVVGTGTDVGKTVVTAGLTRWLREQGYDTRAIKPAQTGHPPDDDAGFVGEACGNPDAATCPRYLEPALAPRIAAEVAEEALSYDRILEACEREIATTDLPVVEGIGGLRVPLAGDREVIDLVADLEATAVVVTRSGLGTLNHTALTVTALERRGVDVLGIVCNEYAGATLAERTNPAELERMTGCAVETVPPLRDDNTTAADTTPEALAIGVSESLSSSFLERLEGVGT from the coding sequence GTGACCGCCATCGACGACGCGTCCGATGGCGCGGCGTCTCGCGCACCGATCGCCGTCGTCGGCACCGGAACCGACGTCGGCAAGACCGTCGTCACGGCCGGACTGACCCGCTGGCTGCGCGAGCAAGGTTACGACACGCGAGCGATCAAACCCGCACAGACCGGTCATCCCCCGGACGACGACGCCGGCTTCGTCGGCGAGGCCTGTGGCAACCCCGACGCGGCGACCTGTCCCCGATACCTCGAGCCGGCGCTCGCCCCGCGGATTGCAGCCGAGGTCGCGGAAGAAGCGCTCTCCTACGACAGGATTCTCGAAGCCTGTGAGCGCGAGATAGCGACCACCGACCTGCCGGTGGTCGAGGGCATCGGCGGGCTCCGCGTCCCGCTGGCCGGCGACCGGGAGGTGATCGACCTCGTCGCCGACCTCGAGGCGACCGCCGTCGTCGTCACCCGGTCGGGACTGGGGACGCTCAACCACACCGCACTCACCGTCACGGCGCTCGAGCGTCGCGGCGTCGACGTCCTCGGAATCGTCTGCAACGAGTACGCAGGGGCGACGCTCGCCGAGCGAACGAATCCCGCGGAACTCGAGCGGATGACGGGGTGTGCAGTCGAGACGGTGCCGCCGCTTCGGGACGATAACACGACTGCGGCGGACACGACCCCAGAAGCCCTCGCAATCGGCGTCTCCGAGTCGCTCTCGTCGTCGTTTCTCGAGCGGCTCGAGGGAGTCGGCACCTGA
- a CDS encoding RNA-guided endonuclease InsQ/TnpB family protein gives MNWKSPREFRSFTYRQSGFELDKKSGPDGHALLTLKKLKGETREIPVRFHRDLPDHSVIKELTLKKDATGEWYASFTIDTDAPEKPESEAIGPEDTVGLDLGVLNFIHDSAGRSVDRLDLSGDRERLEREQRSLSRKQQGSNNWEKQRQRVAEVHARMSNKKRDFKHKLAHFYTTEYDAVFVEDLNVRRILETSQNARTKAEIGWRDFLTILEHHGDKNGCHVVEVEARGTTKECAECGVETEKPLWVREHSCPACGFEIDRDWNAAFNVQQRGWTRLGVVHSEDTPAETATAVDTLAVSASRVCRGNLDRLSDAV, from the coding sequence CTGAACTGGAAATCTCCACGAGAATTCAGGAGTTTCACATACCGTCAATCCGGCTTCGAACTCGACAAGAAGAGTGGCCCCGACGGACACGCACTCCTCACGCTCAAAAAACTCAAAGGCGAAACCCGCGAGATTCCAGTTCGCTTCCACCGCGACCTCCCAGACCATAGCGTAATCAAAGAGCTTACGCTGAAAAAAGACGCAACGGGCGAGTGGTACGCGTCTTTCACCATCGACACCGACGCCCCCGAGAAACCCGAGTCCGAAGCCATCGGCCCTGAAGACACGGTGGGACTCGACCTCGGCGTGCTGAACTTCATCCACGACAGTGCTGGACGTTCGGTGGACCGTCTCGACTTATCGGGTGACCGCGAACGCCTCGAACGCGAGCAACGCTCGCTATCACGGAAACAGCAAGGCTCGAACAACTGGGAGAAACAACGTCAACGCGTTGCTGAGGTTCATGCACGTATGTCGAACAAGAAACGGGACTTCAAGCACAAGCTCGCGCATTTCTACACCACCGAGTACGACGCAGTGTTCGTCGAAGACCTCAACGTCAGGAGAATACTTGAGACCTCGCAGAACGCCCGGACCAAGGCTGAAATCGGCTGGCGCGACTTCCTCACCATCCTCGAACATCACGGCGACAAGAACGGCTGTCACGTCGTTGAAGTCGAAGCGCGAGGCACGACAAAAGAATGTGCTGAGTGCGGTGTGGAAACCGAGAAGCCGCTGTGGGTTCGAGAGCATTCCTGTCCAGCGTGTGGTTTTGAAATCGACCGTGATTGGAACGCTGCGTTCAACGTCCAGCAACGCGGCTGGACTCGACTAGGAGTGGTTCACTCCGAAGACACGCCTGCGGAGACTGCGACCGCTGTGGATACGCTCGCCGTGTCTGCAAGTCGCGTTTGTCGAGGGAACCTCGACAGGCTGTCAGACGCAGTCTGA